In Dermacentor silvarum isolate Dsil-2018 chromosome 2, BIME_Dsil_1.4, whole genome shotgun sequence, the following proteins share a genomic window:
- the LOC119440235 gene encoding mucin-7-like: MAQTTSSSSPSAPGERYATARESCAAPTPQELLCGDNKTTAPPASRSFPDDEQPPTTLPEPSTTQLVSLLVLSNDHLASTPEHTKESACTPPPPELHDVPSPSRGDDSAASHALTVVETHISPPVTSEILRQHCGETGPPVITCTALPSYASVFPLEPLSPAPSRSTRSTPLRESEIPRGGVEESLLHY, encoded by the exons atGGCTCAAACTACGTCGTCCTCTTCACCATCGGCGCCGGGTGAACGCTACGCCACTGCTCGCGAATCTTGCGCCGCACCTACACCACAGGAGCTACTGTGCGGAGACAACAAGACAACTGCGCCTCCCGCGTCTCGTTCGTTCCCCGACGACGAACAACCTCCCACCACACTGCCCGAACCATCAACTACACAACTGGTGAGCCTGCTAGTCCTCAGCAACGACCACCTTGCATCCACGCCCGAGCATACTAAAGAATCGGCATGCACTCCACCCCCACCCGAGTTACATGACGTCCCCAGTCCAAGCCGTGGAGATGACTCAGCAGCGAGCCATGCCTTGACGGTTGTCGAGACGCATATCAGTCCACCTGTTACGAGTGAAATCCTGCGGCAACACTGCGGTGAGACTGGTCCGCCAGTTATCACGTGCACTGCACTTCCCAGCTACGCCAGCGTCTTTCCCCTGGAGCCCTTGTCGCCTGCCCCCTCTCGCAGCACACGTTCA acgcccctgcgggagtcTGAGATACCAAGAGGCGGAGTGGAAGAGTCTCTGCTTCATTACTAA